One part of the Rutidosis leptorrhynchoides isolate AG116_Rl617_1_P2 chromosome 1, CSIRO_AGI_Rlap_v1, whole genome shotgun sequence genome encodes these proteins:
- the LOC139839605 gene encoding F-box protein At2g35280-like: MEEVTQVNILETLPQDMLVKILSRVGQESSKQLFILKLVCKSFLNLSDDPFVCKRISLDRWVSYLAENLRWIILSDVVIFFGNPNVIFRRSLINYFDKSYTELGLCLLEEATNSQIIEAVYVYGLIMFASHQREAKHVGLQVLNKTFPPVPDLVVAMRTKVFHLLQELWLHNRRPFDDLATRCPISGHKGYFQHIRGSGFEMRIPECMSCFWAYELGVFTYRFGYVTR, encoded by the coding sequence ATGGAAGAAGTTACTCAAGTGAACATACTCGAAACTCTTCCACAAGATATGCTTGTGAAAATTTTATCTCGAGTTGGTCAGGAGTCATCCAAGCAGTTGTTCATACTCAAGTTGGTTTGCAAAAGCTTTTTGAATCTTTCTGACGATCCTTTTGTTTGTAAAAGGATATCCTTAGATAGGTGGGTCTCGTACCTTGCAGAAAACCTAAGATGGATCATATTATCGGACGTTGTTATTTTTTTTGGAAACCCTAATGTGATTTTTCGCAGGAGTTTgataaattattttgataaatcttACACCGAGTTAGGGCTTTGTCTTTTAGAAGAAGCTACGAACAGCCAAATTATAGAGgcggtttatgtttatggtttgatCATGTTTGCCTCTCACCAAAGAGAAGCAAAGCATGTCGGATTAcaagttttgaataaaacattcccACCAGTGCCGGACCTGGTGGTTGCGATGAGAACCAAGGTTTTTCATTTGTTGCAAGAATTATGGTTACATAACCGCCGCCCTTTTGATGACTTGGCAACGCGTTGCCCTATCTCTGGCCACAAGGGTTATTTTCAACACATCCGAGGGAGTGGGTTTGAAATGAGGATACCAGAATGCATGTCGTGTTTTTGGGCCTATGAGTTGGGTGTTTTTACATACCGATTTGGGTATGTTACCCGGTGA